A window of the Agrococcus jejuensis genome harbors these coding sequences:
- a CDS encoding phosphomevalonate kinase, whose amino-acid sequence MITTRAPGKLFVAGEYAVVEPGQPSVLVAVDRFLTVSVDQSDAFGQVHSEAYGQLPVTWTRDATGVRIDRKTPYDYVLATITLVDRLRAELGRRDSFFDLRISSELDDRGGRKFGLGSSAAVTVATVAALDEFYDLRLTAMQRFRLAMLATVSVVPTASGGDLAASTFGGWIGYSSPDREALVRRLRSGAPIGELLAEPWEGLDVTRIEPPASARLLVGWTGAPASTERLVDRVLVMRETGAQVHRDFLAASRDQVTLLTTALQTDDVPTALDAIRSCRSLLRDLGDAAGIDIETDRLRALCDAAERAGAAAKPSGAGGGDCGIALAPPDADVQAMHRAWEADDVRHLTISVTPPRSDVDG is encoded by the coding sequence GTGATCACGACGCGCGCGCCCGGCAAGCTCTTCGTCGCAGGCGAGTACGCGGTGGTGGAGCCCGGGCAGCCGTCGGTGCTCGTCGCCGTCGACCGCTTCCTCACGGTGTCGGTCGACCAGTCGGATGCGTTCGGTCAGGTGCACTCCGAGGCGTACGGCCAGCTGCCGGTGACGTGGACGCGCGACGCGACCGGCGTGCGCATCGACCGCAAGACGCCGTACGACTACGTGCTCGCGACCATCACGCTCGTCGACCGGCTGCGTGCCGAGCTCGGCAGGCGCGACTCGTTCTTCGACCTGCGCATCTCGAGCGAGCTCGACGACCGCGGCGGGCGCAAGTTCGGGCTCGGCTCGTCGGCGGCCGTGACGGTCGCGACCGTCGCGGCGCTCGACGAGTTCTACGACCTGCGCCTCACGGCGATGCAGCGCTTCCGCCTCGCGATGCTCGCGACGGTCTCGGTCGTGCCGACGGCGTCGGGCGGCGACCTCGCGGCGTCAACGTTCGGCGGCTGGATCGGCTACTCCTCCCCCGACCGCGAGGCGCTCGTGCGGCGCCTGCGCAGCGGTGCCCCGATCGGCGAGCTGCTCGCCGAGCCGTGGGAGGGGCTCGACGTCACGCGCATCGAGCCGCCCGCCTCGGCGCGGCTGCTCGTGGGCTGGACGGGTGCGCCGGCATCCACGGAGCGCCTCGTCGACCGCGTGCTCGTGATGCGCGAGACCGGCGCGCAGGTGCACCGCGACTTCCTCGCCGCGAGCCGCGACCAGGTCACCCTGCTCACCACGGCGCTGCAGACCGACGACGTGCCCACGGCGCTCGACGCCATCCGCTCCTGCCGCTCCCTGCTGCGCGATCTCGGCGACGCTGCCGGCATCGACATCGAGACCGACCGCCTGCGGGCCCTCTGCGATGCCGCAGAGCGCGCGGGCGCCGCGGCGAAGCCGTCGGGTGCGGGTGGTGGCGACTGCGGCATCGCGCTCGCGCCACCCGACGCCGACGTGCAGGCGATGCATCGAGCGTGGGAGGCCGACGACGTGCGGCACCTGACGATCTCGGTCACGCCGCCGCGGAGCGACGTCGATGGCTGA
- the mvaD gene encoding diphosphomevalonate decarboxylase has protein sequence MTQATAVAHPNIALVKYWGKRDATMNLPATGSLSMTLDVFPTTTTVTVDETLAADSLELDGCTLEGTPLDRVARFLDIVRGLAGASAHARVVTTNAVPTGAGLASSASGFAALAVAASAAYGLDLTPRELSRLARRGSGSASRSIVSGVAVWHAGDDDETSFAEPTAAPDMAMVIATVEEREKPVSSRVAMVRTAETSPFYPAWVTSTAETLERMVDACAAGDLDLVGRIAETNALRMHALIQSCDPPIRYLTSASLTVLDRIEALRADGVLAYATIDAGPNVVVLCDPAQAPRIADDLAAVASTVVARPGPGARLVEAVA, from the coding sequence ATGACCCAGGCCACGGCCGTCGCACATCCGAACATCGCGCTCGTGAAGTACTGGGGCAAGCGCGACGCGACGATGAACCTGCCCGCGACGGGCAGCCTGTCGATGACGCTCGACGTCTTCCCCACCACGACGACCGTCACGGTCGACGAGACCCTCGCCGCCGACTCGCTCGAGCTCGACGGCTGCACGCTCGAGGGCACGCCGCTCGACCGCGTCGCGCGCTTCCTCGACATCGTGCGCGGTCTCGCGGGCGCGAGCGCGCACGCGCGCGTCGTGACGACGAATGCGGTCCCCACGGGCGCGGGCCTCGCGTCGTCGGCATCGGGCTTCGCGGCGCTCGCCGTCGCCGCCTCCGCCGCGTACGGCCTCGACCTGACGCCGCGCGAGCTCTCGCGCCTCGCGCGCCGGGGCTCGGGATCCGCATCCCGCTCGATCGTGTCGGGCGTCGCCGTGTGGCACGCGGGCGACGACGACGAGACGTCGTTCGCCGAGCCCACCGCCGCCCCCGACATGGCGATGGTCATCGCGACGGTCGAGGAGCGCGAGAAGCCCGTCTCGAGCCGCGTCGCCATGGTGCGCACCGCCGAGACGTCGCCGTTCTACCCCGCGTGGGTCACGAGCACGGCCGAGACGCTCGAGCGCATGGTCGACGCGTGCGCCGCGGGCGACCTCGACCTCGTGGGCCGCATCGCCGAGACGAACGCGCTGCGCATGCACGCGCTCATCCAGTCGTGCGACCCGCCCATCCGATACCTCACGAGCGCGAGCCTCACGGTGCTCGACCGCATCGAGGCGCTGCGCGCCGACGGCGTGCTCGCCTACGCGACCATCGACGCCGGCCCGAACGTCGTCGTGCTGTGCGACCCCGCGCAAGCGCCGCGCATCGCCGACGACCTCGCTGCCGTCGCCTCGACCGTCGTCGCGCGCCCCGGCCCCGGCGCCCGCCTCGTGGAGGCGGTCGCGTGA
- the mvk gene encoding mevalonate kinase has translation MTNVSSGVRDTATATAHAKAILVGEHSVVHGAPAIATPLDALTITATASLARDGVTTLTTDDYTGALDDAPVGLAPTVAAVRLAMDHVHAAPLDVEVRNEVPLSAGLGSSAATAAAIVRAIARCADVDLDDATLQSLVHQAEQVAHGRPSGLDARTVVAAGPIWFQSGASRPLPVGAPVTIVVADSGSRGSTREMVAHVAELRRTDPAHLDAAIATLTQVVHDFAEGLATGDVAALGTAMSTAHVELRGLGVSTPHLDTLVEAAMAAGSAGAKLTGGGGGGCVLALAPTVHDAPAIAAAMRAAGARATWTATVETT, from the coding sequence ATGACGAACGTCTCGAGCGGCGTCCGCGACACCGCGACCGCCACGGCGCACGCGAAGGCGATCCTCGTGGGCGAGCACTCGGTCGTGCACGGCGCTCCTGCGATCGCGACGCCGCTCGACGCCCTCACGATCACGGCGACGGCATCGCTCGCGCGCGATGGCGTGACGACGCTCACGACCGACGACTACACGGGTGCGCTCGACGACGCACCGGTCGGCCTCGCGCCGACGGTCGCGGCCGTGCGCCTCGCGATGGATCACGTGCACGCCGCGCCGCTCGACGTCGAGGTGCGCAACGAGGTGCCGCTGTCGGCCGGGCTCGGCTCGAGCGCCGCGACCGCCGCGGCGATCGTGCGCGCCATCGCCCGGTGCGCCGACGTCGACCTCGACGACGCCACGCTGCAGTCGCTCGTGCACCAGGCCGAGCAGGTGGCGCACGGCCGCCCGTCGGGCCTCGACGCCCGCACGGTCGTCGCCGCCGGCCCCATCTGGTTCCAGTCCGGCGCCTCCCGCCCGCTGCCCGTCGGCGCGCCCGTCACGATCGTCGTCGCCGACTCCGGCTCGCGCGGCTCGACCCGCGAGATGGTCGCGCACGTCGCCGAGCTGCGCCGCACCGACCCCGCCCACCTCGACGCCGCGATCGCCACGCTCACGCAGGTCGTGCACGACTTCGCCGAGGGCCTCGCCACGGGCGACGTCGCGGCGCTCGGCACCGCGATGTCGACGGCGCACGTCGAGCTGCGCGGCCTGGGCGTGAGCACGCCCCACCTCGATACCCTCGTGGAGGCCGCGATGGCTGCGGGCTCCGCTGGCGCGAAGCTCACGGGCGGAGGCGGTGGCGGATGCGTGCTCGCGCTCGCCCCCACCGTGCACGACGCTCCCGCGATCGCGGCCGCGATGCGCGCCGCCGGCGCGCGCGCGACGTGGACCGCGACCGTGGAGACGACATGA
- a CDS encoding L-aspartate oxidase: MIGTRAPERLRSTSVLVIGSGGSGLRAAIELAERGVDVLLLGKRPRHDAHTSLAAGGINAALATMDDEDTWQQHAADTIRESYMLANPHTVQTVCEGAERGIADLERYGMPFAREGDGRISLRYFGAHTYRRTAFAGDYTGLEIQRTLVRRAEQLGITILDGVYVTRLLVSGGAVFGAYGFDLVDGTRERIHADAVILAAGGHNRIWRRTSSRRDENTGDSFRLAVEAGGRLRDPELVQFHPSGILEPKAHAGTLISEAARGEGGILRNAVGERFMERYDPERMELSTRDRVALAAFTEIREGRGTAKGGVWLDVSHLPRQRIVDRLPRVYATVLDLQMRDITREPIEIAPTAHYSMGGVWVRPDDHGTGVEGLYAIGEASSGLHGANRLGGNSLIELLVYGRIVGEAAARHAASLPAQDRSADAVAQARDEVDALLAVDGPEHVRSLQRSLRNAMTEHAGVVRDEEGLTTGIAAIADVEAAMGDVGVHPDVSGYQALAHAFDLRSSALAARATLEAARERRETRGCHNRSDFPDTDPSLQVNLVWSADGSIVHEPIPDVPAEIGGLMREVSVAGKLVE; this comes from the coding sequence ATGATCGGCACTCGGGCACCCGAGCGGCTGCGCTCCACGAGCGTCCTCGTGATCGGCTCGGGCGGCTCGGGCCTGCGCGCCGCCATCGAGCTCGCCGAGCGCGGCGTCGACGTGCTCCTGCTCGGCAAGCGCCCGCGGCACGACGCGCACACGTCGCTCGCGGCCGGCGGCATCAACGCCGCCCTCGCGACGATGGACGACGAGGACACGTGGCAGCAGCACGCGGCCGACACCATCCGCGAGTCCTACATGCTCGCGAACCCGCACACGGTGCAGACGGTGTGCGAGGGCGCCGAGCGCGGCATCGCCGACCTCGAGCGCTATGGCATGCCGTTCGCGCGCGAGGGCGACGGCCGCATCTCGCTGCGCTACTTCGGCGCGCACACCTACCGCCGCACGGCCTTCGCAGGCGACTACACGGGCCTCGAGATCCAGCGCACGCTCGTGCGCCGCGCCGAGCAGCTCGGCATCACCATCCTCGACGGCGTCTACGTCACGCGCCTGCTCGTGTCGGGCGGCGCCGTGTTCGGCGCGTACGGCTTCGACCTCGTCGACGGCACGCGGGAGCGCATCCACGCCGACGCCGTCATCCTCGCCGCCGGCGGCCACAACCGCATCTGGCGGCGCACGTCGTCGCGCCGCGACGAGAACACGGGCGACTCCTTCCGCCTCGCCGTCGAGGCCGGCGGGCGCCTGCGCGACCCCGAGCTCGTGCAGTTCCACCCCTCGGGCATCCTCGAGCCCAAGGCGCACGCCGGCACGCTCATCTCGGAGGCGGCGCGCGGCGAGGGCGGCATCCTGCGCAACGCGGTCGGCGAGCGCTTCATGGAGCGGTACGACCCCGAGCGCATGGAGCTGTCGACGCGCGACCGCGTCGCGCTCGCCGCGTTCACCGAGATCCGCGAGGGTCGCGGCACCGCGAAGGGCGGCGTGTGGCTCGACGTGTCGCACCTGCCGAGGCAGCGCATCGTCGACCGCCTGCCGCGCGTCTACGCGACGGTGCTCGACCTGCAGATGCGCGACATCACGCGCGAGCCGATCGAGATCGCGCCGACGGCGCACTACTCGATGGGTGGCGTGTGGGTGCGGCCCGACGACCACGGCACGGGCGTCGAGGGCCTCTACGCCATCGGCGAGGCATCGAGCGGCCTGCACGGCGCCAACCGCCTCGGCGGCAACTCGCTCATCGAGCTGCTCGTCTACGGGCGCATCGTCGGCGAGGCCGCCGCGCGGCACGCCGCGTCGCTGCCCGCGCAGGATCGGTCGGCGGATGCCGTGGCCCAGGCGCGCGACGAGGTGGATGCGCTGCTCGCCGTCGACGGCCCCGAGCACGTGCGTTCGCTGCAGCGCTCGTTGCGGAACGCGATGACGGAGCACGCGGGCGTCGTGCGCGACGAGGAGGGCCTCACGACCGGCATCGCGGCGATCGCCGACGTCGAGGCCGCGATGGGCGACGTGGGCGTGCACCCCGACGTGTCGGGGTACCAGGCGCTCGCGCACGCGTTCGACCTGAGGTCGTCGGCGCTCGCGGCGCGCGCGACGCTCGAGGCGGCGCGCGAGCGGCGCGAGACGCGCGGCTGCCACAACCGCAGCGACTTCCCCGACACCGATCCGTCGCTGCAGGTGAACCTCGTGTGGTCGGCGGACGGGTCGATCGTGCACGAGCCGATCCCCGACGTGCCCGCCGAGATCGGCGGCCTCATGCGCGAGGTCTCGGTCGCCGGCAAGCTCGTCGAGTAG
- a CDS encoding SIP domain-containing protein produces the protein MTSPDSVLLCVAAERDLPALRAVLADLPADQYGQVYVETASETVHAIPAPERMAVSWLLRRDGEEVGARAAVAVRTWSAEWMHDAGHDSLMPRLVWIGRSVRAVAGGALPRCGCGGEHPESHEAALSGEGDAR, from the coding sequence ATGACGAGCCCCGACTCGGTGCTGCTGTGCGTCGCCGCCGAACGCGACCTGCCGGCGCTGCGCGCCGTGCTCGCCGACCTGCCCGCCGACCAGTACGGCCAGGTCTACGTCGAGACCGCGTCGGAGACCGTCCACGCCATCCCCGCCCCCGAGCGCATGGCCGTGTCGTGGCTGCTGCGCCGCGACGGCGAGGAGGTCGGCGCCCGCGCCGCCGTCGCCGTGCGCACGTGGTCGGCCGAGTGGATGCACGACGCCGGCCACGACTCCCTCATGCCCCGCCTCGTGTGGATCGGCCGCAGCGTGCGCGCCGTCGCAGGCGGCGCGCTCCCCCGCTGCGGCTGCGGCGGCGAGCACCCGGAGTCGCACGAGGCCGCGCTCAGCGGCGAGGGGGACGCCCGATGA
- the prfB gene encoding peptide chain release factor 2 encodes MADLDIAGEIADLRSTHSDIATVADLPRLEREIAVLSEQAGAPDIWDDPAKAQQVTTALSHRQSRLKRIEGVASRIDDLEVLVELANEEDDEDSRTEARKELAALQKVVSEMEVQTLLDGEFDELPAVVTIRAGAGGVDASDFAEMLLRMYLRYAEQHGMSVTVHDTSYAEEAGIKSASFEIDAPYAFGNMSVEAGTHRLVRMSPFGAAGKRQTSFAAVEVVPLFDQVDEVEVPEGDIRVDVFRSSGPGGQSVNTTDSAVRITHLPTGLVVSMQNEKSQIQNRAAAMRVLQSRLMLLQREEEAARKKELAGNITASWGDQMRSYVLAPYQMVKDLRTEHEVGNPSNVFDGDLDGFIAAGIRWRKQQQQEQADS; translated from the coding sequence ATGGCCGACCTCGACATCGCCGGCGAGATCGCCGACCTCCGCAGCACCCACTCCGACATCGCCACCGTCGCCGACCTCCCGCGCCTCGAGCGCGAGATCGCCGTGCTCAGCGAGCAGGCGGGCGCGCCCGACATCTGGGACGACCCCGCGAAGGCGCAGCAGGTCACGACCGCGCTCAGCCACCGCCAGTCGCGCCTCAAGCGCATCGAGGGCGTCGCGAGCCGCATCGACGACCTCGAGGTGCTCGTCGAGCTCGCGAACGAGGAGGACGACGAGGACTCGCGCACCGAGGCGCGCAAGGAGCTCGCCGCCCTGCAGAAGGTCGTCTCCGAGATGGAGGTGCAGACGCTGCTCGACGGCGAGTTCGACGAGCTGCCCGCCGTCGTCACCATCCGCGCCGGCGCCGGCGGCGTCGACGCCTCCGACTTCGCCGAGATGCTGCTGCGCATGTACCTGCGGTACGCCGAGCAGCACGGCATGAGCGTGACGGTGCACGACACCTCCTACGCCGAGGAGGCGGGCATCAAGTCCGCATCGTTCGAGATCGACGCGCCCTACGCGTTCGGCAACATGTCGGTCGAGGCCGGCACGCACCGCCTCGTGCGCATGAGCCCGTTCGGCGCCGCCGGCAAGCGTCAGACGTCGTTCGCCGCCGTCGAGGTCGTGCCGCTCTTCGACCAGGTCGACGAGGTCGAGGTGCCCGAGGGCGACATCCGCGTCGACGTGTTCCGCTCGTCGGGCCCCGGCGGCCAGTCGGTGAACACCACCGACTCCGCCGTGCGCATCACGCACCTCCCGACCGGCCTCGTCGTGTCGATGCAGAACGAGAAGTCGCAGATCCAGAACCGTGCCGCTGCCATGCGCGTGCTGCAGTCGCGCCTCATGCTGCTGCAGCGCGAGGAGGAGGCTGCGCGCAAGAAGGAGCTCGCCGGGAACATCACGGCGTCGTGGGGCGACCAGATGCGCTCGTACGTGCTCGCGCCGTACCAGATGGTGAAGGACCTGCGCACGGAGCACGAGGTCGGCAACCCCTCGAACGTCTTCGACGGCGACCTCGACGGCTTCATCGCCGCGGGCATCCGCTGGCGCAAGCAGCAGCAGCAGGAGCAGGCCGACTCGTGA
- a CDS encoding 4-hydroxyphenylacetate 3-hydroxylase N-terminal domain-containing protein: MTAGPQTGAEYLASLGDGRAVFLDGERVDAVAGHPALAGTAATIASLYDRLHGPDADVLLATTPDGVRTHAFSAIPRSRDDLRAQREAIRAWQRETHGWLGRTPEMLASVLTSMGAHASFYGAQADAVRSTLAAHQQHVTHYAQALVNPPVDRDLPPDEVGDVFLHVVRETADGLVLRGAKAVVTGAATAQRLLVSHFGGEVQTDGFAIACTVPVGAPGLRLYARTVPARADQPLATRFAEHDALVVFDDVLVPWQDVLIRDAATMLGHNRGAVGWNARLAFQSATRLEAKLEWIAGLAVRATEIMGTASIRGVQAALGETIAFRHVVAGMRDAMIEQAAPVGDEDLLGGRAWGPGVEPALAFSAYAPDAYSRMRVTLETAVASGLAHLPIPADGLGAHPELAPLLRGSGGADADERLAIMGALWDAVGTGFGARHELYERSHWGQPERTHVGILGLAQATGRVAEWRARG, translated from the coding sequence GTGACGGCCGGACCGCAGACCGGAGCCGAGTACCTCGCGTCGCTCGGAGACGGTCGTGCGGTCTTCCTCGACGGTGAGCGCGTCGATGCGGTCGCCGGGCACCCCGCGCTCGCGGGCACGGCAGCGACGATCGCGTCGCTCTACGACCGCCTGCACGGCCCCGACGCCGACGTGCTGCTCGCGACGACGCCAGACGGCGTGCGCACGCATGCGTTCTCGGCCATCCCGCGCTCGCGCGACGACCTGCGGGCGCAGCGCGAGGCCATCCGCGCCTGGCAGCGCGAGACCCACGGCTGGCTGGGCCGCACGCCCGAGATGCTGGCGTCGGTGCTCACGTCGATGGGGGCCCACGCGTCGTTCTACGGGGCGCAGGCGGATGCGGTGCGCTCGACCCTCGCCGCGCACCAGCAGCACGTGACGCACTACGCGCAGGCGCTCGTGAACCCGCCCGTCGACCGCGACCTGCCGCCCGACGAAGTCGGCGACGTCTTCCTGCACGTCGTGCGCGAGACTGCGGACGGCCTCGTGCTGCGCGGCGCGAAGGCCGTCGTCACCGGCGCTGCGACGGCGCAGCGCCTGCTCGTGTCGCACTTCGGCGGCGAGGTGCAGACCGACGGCTTCGCCATCGCCTGCACGGTGCCCGTGGGTGCGCCGGGCCTGCGGCTCTACGCCCGCACGGTGCCGGCACGCGCCGACCAGCCGCTGGCGACGCGCTTCGCCGAGCACGACGCGCTCGTCGTGTTCGACGATGTGCTCGTGCCGTGGCAGGACGTGCTCATCCGCGACGCCGCGACGATGCTCGGCCACAATCGCGGCGCCGTCGGCTGGAACGCGCGCCTGGCCTTCCAGTCCGCCACGCGGCTCGAGGCGAAGCTCGAGTGGATCGCGGGCCTCGCCGTGCGCGCCACCGAGATCATGGGCACCGCCTCCATCCGCGGCGTGCAGGCGGCGCTCGGCGAGACCATCGCGTTCCGCCACGTCGTCGCCGGCATGCGCGACGCCATGATCGAGCAGGCGGCACCTGTCGGCGACGAGGACCTCCTCGGCGGCCGGGCATGGGGTCCGGGCGTCGAGCCCGCGCTCGCATTCTCGGCCTACGCGCCCGACGCCTACAGCCGCATGCGCGTCACGCTCGAGACCGCCGTCGCCTCGGGGCTCGCGCACCTGCCGATCCCCGCCGACGGCCTCGGTGCGCATCCCGAGCTCGCACCGCTGCTGCGCGGCTCCGGCGGCGCCGACGCCGACGAGCGCCTCGCGATCATGGGCGCGCTGTGGGATGCGGTCGGCACGGGCTTCGGCGCCCGTCACGAGCTGTACGAGCGCAGCCACTGGGGCCAGCCCGAGCGCACGCACGTCGGCATCCTCGGGCTCGCGCAGGCGACGGGTCGCGTCGCCGAGTGGCGCGCCCGAGGCTGA
- the ftsE gene encoding cell division ATP-binding protein FtsE, with product MIRFDAVSKTYPRSARAALTDVSLEVAKGEFVFLVGASGSGKSTLIRMVLREEQPSKGEIHVLGQRLRSIPSRKVPYFRRNLGVVFQDFRLLRSKTVYENVAFTLQVLGKSRGFISEAVPDVLKVVGLAGKSSRLPHELSGGEQQRVAIARAVVNKPPILLADEPTGNLDPATSAGIMALLARINESGTTVVMATHDSSIVDAMQKRVVELDAGRVMRDELVGSYTTTSPVPVVSEPTSLGVAR from the coding sequence GTGATCCGGTTCGACGCGGTCTCCAAGACCTACCCCCGCTCGGCGCGGGCGGCGCTCACCGACGTCTCGCTCGAGGTGGCGAAGGGCGAGTTCGTCTTCCTCGTCGGCGCCTCCGGGTCGGGCAAGTCGACGCTCATCCGCATGGTGCTGCGCGAGGAGCAGCCCTCGAAGGGCGAGATCCACGTGCTCGGCCAGCGCCTGCGCTCCATCCCGAGCCGCAAGGTGCCGTACTTCCGCCGCAACCTCGGCGTCGTCTTCCAGGACTTCCGCCTGCTGCGCTCGAAGACCGTCTACGAGAACGTCGCCTTCACGCTCCAGGTGCTCGGGAAGAGCCGCGGCTTCATCTCGGAGGCCGTGCCCGACGTGCTGAAGGTCGTCGGCCTCGCCGGCAAGTCGTCGCGCCTGCCGCACGAGCTGTCGGGCGGCGAGCAGCAGCGCGTCGCGATCGCGCGCGCCGTCGTGAACAAGCCGCCGATCCTGCTCGCCGACGAGCCCACCGGCAACCTCGACCCCGCGACGAGCGCCGGCATCATGGCGCTGCTCGCGCGCATCAACGAGAGCGGCACGACCGTCGTCATGGCCACCCACGACTCGTCGATCGTCGACGCGATGCAGAAGCGCGTCGTCGAGCTCGACGCCGGCCGCGTCATGCGCGACGAGCTCGTCGGCTCGTACACGACGACGTCGCCCGTGCCCGTCGTCTCCGAGCCCACGAGCCTGGGGGTCGCCCGATGA
- the ftsX gene encoding permease-like cell division protein FtsX translates to MRVALVLQEVWTGLRRNMSMAVAVVLVTFISLTFVGAAVLLQMQINQMKGFWYDRAQVAVYFCNDIDQTETCSQAAATPEQIQAVEDALAGAAVAQYVDGVEFEDRDAAYARFMEQFGGTTTAEFATADTMNEALWVSPVTPADADVIAEATSGLPGVLEVRDQRALLEPIFSVLNTASLAAVGIAVLMLVAAVLLIATTIRLSAFSRRRELGIMRLVGASNRFIQTPFILEGVVAALVGSVLAAGAIVALVQGVLQGYVAQTLRTVAVVGLDDALLVAPGLIAFGVLFAGLAAAVAIRRYLKV, encoded by the coding sequence ATGAGGGTCGCGCTCGTGCTGCAAGAGGTCTGGACCGGCCTCCGCCGCAACATGTCGATGGCCGTCGCCGTCGTGCTCGTGACGTTCATCTCGCTGACGTTCGTCGGCGCCGCGGTGCTGCTGCAGATGCAGATCAACCAGATGAAGGGCTTCTGGTACGACCGGGCCCAGGTCGCCGTGTACTTCTGCAACGACATCGACCAGACCGAGACGTGCTCGCAGGCCGCTGCGACGCCCGAGCAGATCCAGGCCGTCGAGGATGCCCTCGCGGGCGCCGCGGTCGCGCAGTACGTCGACGGCGTGGAGTTCGAGGACCGCGACGCCGCCTACGCGCGCTTCATGGAGCAGTTCGGCGGCACGACGACCGCCGAGTTCGCGACGGCCGACACCATGAACGAGGCGCTCTGGGTGAGCCCCGTGACGCCCGCCGACGCCGACGTCATCGCCGAGGCGACCTCGGGGCTGCCCGGCGTGCTCGAGGTGCGCGACCAGCGCGCGCTGCTCGAGCCGATCTTCTCGGTGCTCAACACCGCGAGCCTCGCGGCCGTCGGCATCGCCGTGCTCATGCTCGTCGCGGCCGTGCTGCTCATCGCCACGACCATCCGACTCTCCGCGTTCTCGAGACGCCGCGAGCTCGGCATCATGCGCCTCGTGGGCGCGTCGAACCGCTTCATCCAGACGCCGTTCATCCTCGAGGGCGTCGTCGCGGCGCTCGTGGGATCCGTGCTCGCGGCGGGTGCCATCGTCGCGCTCGTGCAGGGCGTGCTGCAGGGCTACGTCGCGCAGACGCTGCGCACGGTCGCGGTCGTGGGCCTGGACGACGCGCTGCTCGTCGCGCCGGGTCTCATCGCGTTCGGCGTGCTGTTCGCGGGCCTCGCGGCAGCCGTCGCCATCCGCAGGTACCTCAAGGTCTGA
- the smpB gene encoding SsrA-binding protein SmpB — protein MAREQGQKVVAQNKKARHDYTIEDRYEAGLVLTGTEVKSLRAGRASLVDGYAYVDRGEAWLDAVHIPEYGQGTWTNHTPRRKRKLLLHKHQIEKLQAAVSQGGYTLVPLSLYFLDGRAKVELAVAKGKREYDKRQTLRERQDKREADRAMRTRNRMGE, from the coding sequence ATGGCACGCGAGCAGGGTCAGAAGGTCGTCGCCCAGAACAAGAAGGCCCGCCACGACTACACGATCGAGGACCGCTACGAGGCGGGCCTCGTGCTCACCGGCACCGAGGTGAAGTCGCTGCGCGCCGGCCGTGCATCGCTCGTCGACGGCTACGCGTACGTCGACAGGGGAGAGGCGTGGCTCGACGCCGTGCACATCCCCGAGTACGGCCAGGGCACGTGGACGAACCACACGCCGCGCCGCAAGCGCAAGCTGCTGCTGCACAAGCACCAGATCGAGAAGCTGCAGGCTGCGGTGTCGCAGGGCGGCTACACGCTCGTGCCGCTGTCGCTGTACTTCCTCGACGGCCGCGCGAAGGTCGAGCTCGCGGTCGCGAAGGGCAAGCGCGAGTACGACAAGCGGCAGACGCTGCGCGAGCGCCAGGACAAGCGCGAGGCCGACCGCGCCATGCGCACGCGCAACCGGATGGGCGAGTAG